The Coleofasciculus chthonoplastes PCC 7420 sequence CCCTCTACCAACCCGTTTTAACGGGTTTGATCTTTGAGCCGGAAATTTATTTCCCGGCTAAATCTTATGGCGAAAACAACCAACCCGTTTTAACGTTTGCCTTGGCTTTGAGGAAACGTATTTCCAGGAGCAATCACTCACTTATTCACCTCAAAATCCCGTTCCAACGCGGGAATTGCCGTGCCATTTAAATGGTGCGTCTTCTGGTTTAGCACATAAGCCTTCGCCTCTTCCAATTGTTTCCCTCCCAGGGTAAACACCCCATATCCGTGTTGCCAACTAAACGCCAAAGAAGAAGCCGATGGCAGATGATTCAAATGATACGCACTACTCCCTTTAATTGTCTTGACAAAATCAGCAACGGATAACTTTGGAGGAATTGAAACCACCAGATGAATATGATCCGCCATACCCCCAATCGCATGGAGAATACAGCCAATCCCATCAGCCTTGCCAATAATATAACGGTATAATTCAGATTCTCGCTCTGGAGTAATCAGAGGTTGACGGGATTCTGTTGCCCAAATGAGGTGGTAGTAGGTGCGCCATAAGGACATTATTTTTACAGAAGTGAGCTAGGAAGTGAGCTAGGAAGTGAGCTAGGAAATAAATTTCCAGATCAAATCTTAAACCCGTTAAAACGGGTTCAAACATTTACAAGCTGTGTGATTATTTTGATAGTGTCGTGCCTAATCGAGATTATACCTTATTTCTCTGTAGGCTAATATCTCAGAGCGATCGCGTCAGCACAAAACCGAAAGCCTGTCAGTGAGTAAGGCGTTCAACCCGTTTTAACGGGTTTCAGCTTTGAGCCGGAACTTTAGTTCCAGGCTATGTGATTATTGTAAATAGTGTCGTGCCGAATCAAGATTATACCTTATTTCTCTGTAGGCTAATATAGCAATCCTATTTAGGTTGTGGCAATTTTCAAAAATGAAACCCTTGCTATACCTGGCTTTCGAGCTTTTCGCTTGTTGCATCCTATTTAGGATTGCTATATCTCAGAGCGATCGCGTCAGCACAAAACCGAAAGCCTGTCAGTGAGTAAGGCGTTCAACCCGTTTTAACGGGTTTTAGCTTTTAGCCGGAACTTTAGTTCCAGGCTATGTGATTATTGTAAATAGTGTCGTGCCGAATCAAGATTATACCTTATTTCTCTGTGGGCTAATATCTCAGAGCGATCGCGTCAGCACAAAACCGAAAGCCTGTCAGTGAGTAAGGCGTTCAACCCGTTTTAACGGGTTTTAGCTTTTAGCCGGAACTTTAGTTCCAGGCTATGTGATTATTGTAAATAGTGTCGTGCCGAATCGAGATTATACCTTATTTCTCTGTAGGCTAATATCTCAGAGCGATCGCGTCAGCACAAAACCGAAAGCCTGTCAGTGAGTAAGGCGTTCAACCCGTTTTAACGGGTTTTAGCTTTTAGCCGGAACTTTAGTTCCAGGCTATGTGACTATTTTGAATAGTGTCGTGCCGAATCAAGATTATACCTTATTTCTCTGTAGGCTAATATCTCAGAGCGATCGCGTCAGCACAAAACCGAAAGCCTGTCAGTGAGTAAGGCGTTCAACCCGTTTTAACGGGTTTCAGCTTTTAGCCGGAACTTTAGTTCCAGGCTTAAATCTCACCACTTAACTAACTCAAAATCGGGATGACAGGATTTGAACCTGCGACCCCCTCGTCCCGAACGAGGTGCGCTACCAAGCTGCGCTACATCCCGCAATATCTCATCCATACTACCACAGACTTGTTAGGATTAACACTGGTACTTTCGTGGGAGCATGTTCAGGAGTGGTCGTTAAACCTGAATGGTTAAG is a genomic window containing:
- the tnpA gene encoding IS200/IS605 family transposase gives rise to the protein MSLWRTYYHLIWATESRQPLITPERESELYRYIIGKADGIGCILHAIGGMADHIHLVVSIPPKLSVADFVKTIKGSSAYHLNHLPSASSLAFSWQHGYGVFTLGGKQLEEAKAYVLNQKTHHLNGTAIPALERDFEVNK